Proteins encoded together in one Lysinibacter cavernae window:
- a CDS encoding leucine-rich repeat domain-containing protein, whose product MKLPKLRVCIATSVAALLLAPASVAFASDEPTTPVPSVSNISADQGGLWSDDAGVVPTFSAAVGFMGRAALPDDNELVTMPDPVLYSIVSQKVGQPTLTRGGLRQLATLKNPNSGITDLTGLEYASNLDLIDLSGNPITSIEPLRGLVGIRQLNVSSTQITDIAAVASMPIINYLQFNWTTVADLEPVRGKTMLWRIEMAATKVASLDPVIGLNDLLELYFQETPVSDITPLADLTKLITLSAPNTEISDLHPVAGLPKLQIVNINGARVSDLSMVDTWPSLRQVGFLNQRVTGIPVVASQTESTYRTTEATTAPFTMLEDVVLTASGSATTTPEGLTIWADIPADATGLTSKISGDPLPGSGATYSATLTYPLTRADFTNADPAEVPIGSASSFQFTVDANFVNGPFSLISGEVPGLELDASGVLAGTPTEEGTFPLSVRRTDAYGNMIDHDYTVVVGKAIVVDPPVVPTDPTDPTDPTDPIVPPVVPTDPAVPGQVPNNETVTSGASLATTGNGTPSLTAAGAILALIAGAAVALVARRRVVPGK is encoded by the coding sequence ATGAAACTGCCAAAACTTCGAGTGTGTATTGCAACCTCTGTGGCTGCTCTGCTGCTTGCTCCGGCGAGCGTCGCATTTGCGTCTGACGAGCCAACCACGCCAGTACCCTCGGTGAGCAATATTTCTGCAGACCAGGGTGGCCTTTGGTCCGATGATGCCGGCGTTGTCCCCACGTTTAGCGCCGCTGTTGGGTTCATGGGCCGCGCGGCTCTGCCCGACGACAATGAACTGGTGACGATGCCTGACCCCGTGTTGTATTCGATCGTGTCGCAGAAAGTTGGACAGCCGACGCTTACCCGCGGAGGCCTTCGCCAGTTGGCCACACTCAAGAATCCGAACTCGGGCATCACCGACCTCACCGGTCTTGAATATGCCTCGAACCTTGACCTGATCGACCTGAGCGGAAATCCGATCACCTCTATTGAGCCGCTTCGGGGGCTTGTTGGTATCCGTCAGCTGAACGTCAGCAGCACTCAGATCACTGACATCGCCGCTGTGGCATCCATGCCAATTATCAACTACCTCCAGTTCAACTGGACAACTGTTGCAGACCTTGAACCGGTTCGTGGCAAAACTATGCTGTGGCGCATCGAGATGGCCGCAACCAAGGTTGCGAGCCTCGACCCAGTTATCGGGCTTAACGACCTGCTCGAACTGTATTTTCAAGAGACTCCAGTGAGCGACATTACGCCGTTGGCTGACCTGACCAAGCTCATTACGTTGTCCGCGCCGAATACGGAGATCTCCGACCTGCATCCCGTTGCTGGGCTGCCAAAGCTTCAGATTGTGAACATCAACGGCGCGCGTGTGTCTGACCTCTCGATGGTGGATACCTGGCCAAGCCTGAGGCAGGTTGGGTTCCTGAACCAGCGCGTGACCGGCATCCCGGTTGTTGCGTCACAGACCGAATCGACGTACCGCACAACCGAGGCGACCACGGCCCCGTTCACGATGCTTGAGGATGTTGTTCTCACGGCCAGCGGAAGCGCGACGACCACGCCTGAGGGCCTGACCATTTGGGCCGACATTCCTGCGGATGCGACCGGTCTCACCTCGAAGATCTCGGGTGACCCGCTGCCTGGCTCCGGGGCGACCTACTCGGCCACGCTGACGTACCCACTGACCCGCGCTGACTTCACCAATGCCGACCCGGCTGAGGTTCCTATTGGCAGCGCTTCGTCATTCCAGTTCACCGTGGATGCCAACTTTGTGAACGGCCCGTTCTCGCTGATATCTGGCGAGGTGCCCGGGCTTGAACTGGATGCCTCCGGTGTCCTTGCCGGCACCCCGACGGAGGAGGGAACGTTCCCGCTGTCCGTTCGCCGAACGGATGCCTACGGCAACATGATCGATCACGACTACACCGTGGTTGTTGGGAAGGCCATCGTGGTTGATCCTCCTGTGGTGCCGACGGACCCAACTGACCCGACTGATCCGACGGACCCGATCGTCCCTCCAGTGGTTCCGACGGACCCTGCCGTTCCCGGTCAGGTGCCAAACAACGAGACCGTGACGAGCGGCGCTTCACTTGCTACAACGGGTAATGGCACGCCCAGCCTTACTGCTGCCGGCGCCATTCTTGCTCTGATTGCAGGAGCTGCTGTCGCTCTCGTCGCTCGCCGTCGTGTTGTACCCGGCAAGTAG